GCTCGAGCTCGCTTGGCCAACAAAAAAGCTTCCAGCACAACGCTGGAAGCTTTCGAGTGTTAACGCGATCGATTGAATCCTTGATTCAGGCGGAACCCACACCGGTGTAAGAGCCGTAGAAGAACAGGCCCACCACAAAGATCACTGCCATGCCACCGGCAGTTGCCACGAGCCACAGAGGCAGAGTTCCCTCGGTCCAGCGGGAACGCCAGGCGACGGCCGGCCGGCCATCAGGGAGACGATCGGGAATACGACCGTCAGGAAGACCTGATTTCTTACCACTCATGATTCAAGTCCTCAGT
This region of Synechococcus sp. NOUM97013 genomic DNA includes:
- a CDS encoding photosystem II reaction center protein J, with protein sequence MSGKKSGLPDGRIPDRLPDGRPAVAWRSRWTEGTLPLWLVATAGGMAVIFVVGLFFYGSYTGVGSA